GTGAACTTGCGCCCCTTACTCCCAAGTTCGTTCAATCTCCTCGCAAATTAGATAATTTAAATGTTATATTTacccaataaaaaagaaattcgcttgtgttttgaaaaaaaaaaaaaaaatgttcgtGTGTAGAGAAAAATTATGATTGCAGCTTCGGCCTTGTACAGTGCCTCGTGTCATTTTGTTAGTGGTTGAAACTTTGCATTACCATACACCTGTTCACACGGGATACAAGACTCAGCACGGTAGTAAACCCTAActcatttcttctctttatATTAGCATACTGCCGCCGCGaagcttttttcttcttggccGTCTTCTTCATTGTGTAACAGAACTcatcacctctctctctctttctcgctCCACTCTCGGTACGTTCTATATTTTCCCCTcgttctctttttgtttggttcCGATGCGAACTACCGATGTGAGCTTTTTTGGTGATaacattgtattttttatttttagtttctttttgggtttacTTCAGAATTTCAGTTGCTGTTGTTTTGGGATTCAAAATTTCTAGATTAGTGAACTCATAGGTGATTGTGGTATTGAAATTTAATTGATGGTTGTTTTAGATTGAGttcaaagaggaaaatatggAATATGCATATCTCTATCTGCTTCTGTCTTCAGCTCATGGAATTTTGTGTTCAGTGATGTAATTATTAAGTTTTACAATCAAATAGCTGATTGTTCCACTTTATTTTCTAGAGATGCAGTTGGAACCCCTGTAGGAAAAGGGTTTCatatatttgtgtataaatctGTTAGCTGTTACTTATTTTGTGTTGTTATGATTTGTGTGGTATATAATACACACATTTTGTCCTTCATCAAATTTGTATGTAGATGACATGTTTCTCTAGTTGATCTTAGgcattgatttgatttgtgtGGGTTGCAGAAGATAATCGACAATGAGTCGAGGAGCTGCAGCAGGTCCCAAGGGGAAAAAGAAGGGAGTGACTTTCACCATTGATTGTGGAAAGCCAGTGGAGGACAAGATCATGGACATTGCATCCCTGGAGAAGTTTCTTCAGGAGAGGATCAAGGTTGGAGGCAAGGCCGGTGCACTTGGTGACGCGGTCAGTGTGACCCGGGAGAAGAGCAAGATCACTGTCACTTCTGACAGTAACTTCTCTAAGAGGTAATTTGATTGATCTTTTGTGATTGCTACTTGTATGACTAATTGGATGTCTGGTTAGTTTATAGAGTTCATGAGTTCATTTATATAGTTGGTGAGATTGAtatcagacattggattttatttAGTTCTTATTTCTGTTTAGAATGCTTTATTTATGTAATGTTGCACCTGTGTATAGAGGATCAGTTGTATTTCGGACTGATAACTGGTCATCCTGGTGATGATAGTAATGGTGCTTTTAACTGTCAGGCTCTTATAGATATCAGAGGACATTAAACGGCATACTCATCCGAATGTTAAAGCTTCATTAAGTTCATTTGCTCGAAAGCATCATAACTTTTAACTGAAATCCACATTGTTTACAAATATTAAATGTTTGAtactttgtttctcttttattaattttatctaCTGTTTGTAGAGGCAAGAAAGATTGTTAAATATGTTAGATGTAATGTTTTTACAGAGCTCAAGTATTTACATTGAGCTATTTTGTGGTTGAAATACTGAAAGGATAAGCCCTGACAAAACACACCATGATTTTTGCTCTGTGCTTCTATTTCGGGGATTGTGACACGTATGGTGTTCCTAcacttttgaaattttagtatgcGGAGGGGTGTTATAGCTGTTTTGCCATACACCTCAGttaaggggtttttttttttttaaacattaaaaaaaaaaaatcagagtaggtccttttttgttgttgcattGTTTTACAAgtatatttgttgttttcctGGGGTTCAGGTATCTGAAGTACTTGACAAAGAAGTATCTTAAGAAGCACAATGTGCGAGATTGGCTTAGAGTGATTGCTTCCAACAAGGATCGGAATGTTTATGAACTAAGGTACTTCAACATTGCCGAGAATGAAGGGGAGGAGGAAGATTGAGATGCTGGATGATTTTAGTCATCGAAGGACCGTGTTTACTTGTTTACTGTTTTTTGTGTGGTACTTTGCTGAAATTAATGCTGTTTTgaagttttgttcttttaatttcaTGATTGTCGAATTTTGCTATTAGTACATCAGAATATAGAAGATCTGGATTTTTAGGAAGTCTTAATTAATCATGTTCAACGAATGGATCAGGCACTATTCTCAAATTTTTGGCACTGCTATTACTTGTCCAcgattcttttgttttaaccCCGCATAATTTGATAAGTTTTTAATTCAACTTTAGATGTACACGTCCTTCACACCTTCCCTTAATTTCTGTCACACAAAATTCTTGAGTTACTTTCGGTATGGATGGCATGCAATTATAACTCTCAGTATGGATGCTATGCAATTATCAGACCTTGATTGTATGGTTTCGTGATTTGCTTATTTGTCATTATGATAAGACGCACAAATAGTGATGGATATGCGTAGGAAAGTAAGGAGGaacaaaagagagaaacagagggaGAGATAGAGACCAGGTTTTCCGAAAAAATGACGATCTCTTGAAAAGGTTTCCATTTCATACTGCTCAACACCGAGTCGTTTTCCTTGTTGTCTTGACAGAGGCCAACATAAAAAGTGCTACTTTTGCCAACGGCAAATCTCCTGTGGAAGTTTATACTTGAGAATCAGAGATGCATTAACTGTATGTGTAAGGTTATAAAGATTATAGTCTTCGAATGCAGGGAAAACAAGTGCAAATATTGTCAGTTAAGAAAATAGGTACCcaacatggaaaataggtaccATTAGCACTAGGAACATCTACAACTCGGCTCTGACCCTTGTCTATCAAAGCACTATGAATACTGGTTGGCATTGCTGTCACAAAAACCCATGTACTTATAATCATTTTGTGGTTAAAAAAATCCGAGAGATAGAGAGGCTGTGAAGAGAAgtgagaaaaacttgaaaatgatcaaagcagagagaaaatcaACAGGAAAAAATCGCTCAAATTGAACCACTCGTGTGTTTTGTGTGTTTCAGTTTgctttataataaaaacttaTCAAGAGAAGTTGGAGTCGAGAAACTTGAATTACAATTGTACATAAACTGATCACAATTACAGAatgaattgaataaaaaatgtGCTAGCTCTCCTCTCCTAAAAAACCATGTACTTATAATCGTTTTGTGGTTCAAAAACCTTGTACTTACATCTGATATCAATTAAAGAATAAACTAGACCATAAGAAACGTGTTCTCCAAGAAATCAGAAGGCTCGGCATTTCCTGGAGCTAATCAGCAACTTGTTCTTTGTCAAAACCCGACCGCGTCCCGGCTTAGACGGCAAAGGCAAGTTCTTGATGTCGATaacttgaattttctttcgcTTGTTTTGGAACTCTTGATAGCCTTGGTGAAGCTTTCGAACACTAGTCTCCAACTTCTCTTCATCATCCCAATCTTGCCGATGATGAAGTTCATGATCAGTGGATTTTGAGAGCCCCTTAGGGTTTTGTTGGCTCTctgaaaaatcagaaaaggCTCCACACTTGCTCGAACTGGTCTTGCTCAAAACCCAGCCTCGCTGAGGCTTAGACGGCAAAGGCAAGTTCTTGACGTCAAgaagttgaattttctttctcttgttttgGAACTCTTGGTGAAGCTTTCGCTTGCtattctccaatttctcttCATCATCCCAGTGTTGCCGTTGATGGTGAGCATCAGATTTTGTTGGCCCCGTAGGGTTTTGTTGAAAAGAAGATGGAGGTGGTGCGGATAGCACCAAGCGGAGGGTCTCCAACTTCTTCCCTTTGCCGTGGGATGGTGGTTTCTTGGGCTTCTCTTGAATTGCCATGTTGTGGTCATCAAGTTTGACGTTGTCGAACAAGAAGGGATCGAAAGTCGTGGTTTCACTTTCAAGGATGACGACAGCTTCAAGGTCGTCGAGAGGGCAAGCGAGTCCAGCAAAGTCGTCATCGTCAACGTCAACGTCAACGTCAACAGGAGGCTCTCGCTCGCATCGTTGTTCCTTCAAATCCTTCATCTTGTCTGAAAGAAAAAGTAGCTAGTGAAGTGAAGGGTCTCGATCgtttgaaagagaaaagattGTAGGGAATTTTGGAAACCCTAAATCACAGTAGCTAGTGTATACAAAAGGCTCAGGctacatatgtatttatagttttCTGTTTCCTAATGTCATTGGGAAAACCAATATTTTATTCTGATTAATTATAATgtactttcaaatttttattagaCATGATGAATTAAACCAACCGAACAAATCCTTTCAGTTGCGAGGTCGCCACCTTCAAAAATCACCCAAACACAAATGCTGTTTGTGTTGTGTGCTTCAATTTGCTTTATAACtacaattatttttctttttgttggagAAGTCTCTTGTATTACCCcaaacaaaatacaattattttcctcttataaagtgtttttttttttttggtggcaGGTTTCTTTTTTGTCGAGCCAACccaaatgaaaaatcaatgcTAGTCTATTTCACTTGAGTGTTACTATTAAACCAAGTATTACTATTTCTAATAATTACATGTCCTATGAAAATTCATTTTCATATATACAGGAAAATATTATCTTACTAAAGAGTTcacaatagaaaaaaaatgtataaatatatatatgcattttattttttgggcttttCACAAATATGCACATTCTAACATGATATCTATCTTATACAAAAACTCTTATAGAGCATATTTGGAGagcaaaacacaaaattagacacttgtcattttctaattgtTTCTTAGTGTGTTAAAATGTTATAATAAAAAGTGGCTAATTTTGGAGTTTTCTCCTCAACTAGGCTTTATATGAGTTTTTGTACAATATATCATGTTTTAATGggtttatttgtatttttttttgttggtgagAACTACTATAATGTTTTAacttcatttcttttcaaacCAGTTTGCTTATTGTTATGGCACAACCATAGTCGAATAGCTTCAAGCTGAGACTGAACAATTAACTtaaagtttgttttgtttttcttctgttttgagaaattcttcaattgcattcataattcagctaAAAAAACCATTAGTCACAAATGGTCATTACAATAGTGAAGCgatctaacatcaaaattaagataatATGGTGCACCTCCACAACGATCACGCAGGATCGAAAAAACTCTAGCATAAGTCTGTTGGGGTCTTTTTCCGTCGGAAGGCTTGTCCAGGCTTATTCATTCTTGGACTGCCATAGAGTGATGAATCAGGCCTTCGTTGCCTCTTTTTATGAGTTAGTGAGAACTAGGCCAAAAGCATCCCGAAGGAGAAGTAAGTCCTAGGGGAGTATTCTGTTGTTCTTCCAATGGTTACGTGTTGTGTGTTGACGTTTCCGGCAGCCCTGAAAATGGGTGAAGATGATTTACTGATGTTGAACTGAGATTATatgagcttggcatgagagcttGGAGTGTGGGACCTAAAGAACcacaagtttagcaaatgagaatgctTATGCTTGGCTTGTGTTTGATATACTTGAGTTTTGGTGTTGAGAATTTATTGTTTGAAGCTATAGCTATGGTGGTTTGATTGTTTGGCTGTGATGGTTGTTGGGATGCTTATAACAGTCAAATGAATAGGGTTCAAAGAGCATGGCTGAGGAAAGAAAAGCTTAAGACTTTGAAGGCTATGGTGTTTGTGACTATGATTCTAGAGAGATTTATGAGTTCTAGAGGTGGGAGGATGAAGGAGTAGCTTGGGCTTATGCCTGAGGTGAGGCTTTAAAGAGAAGATTAAGGATTTCAAGGACGAGAAAGTAGGAGACATGGTTGTGATGGCTGCTAAGAGCTTGCAGCAGCCAAGAGAATGGGTTAATGGTCACTTGATGCTTGCAGCAACTAAGAGAAAGGTAAGTTCTCATGCTTGCTGAGAAGCTTGCAACAACCAAGAGAAGTGGTTTTTCTTGGGCAATGCCTCCCAATTTCTAGAAGGAGAagactcttttttgtttccaatAGATAAAAGGAAGTGTTGAAGCTAGTCTATTTTCAATGGATAAAAGGGAGCATTGAGACATTCTTTGTGGCACCCCAACCtgattttaaacatttatttaatctatttaatttatttaaatgtgaaattacaattctGCCCTCGGGGGTACGAtcattttggtcacttttaATCCGGTAAGATTTTGGAGAAATGAATTGCATCGTTGTGTAGAGCGCGTCGAtatgagttcatagacacgtagtggctcaaatcggagttgtaacgaagaagttatgaTCGACAGAAGTGCAATGGCACaattgtaaatatttcgaagttggattttaaaaaaaccaccaaattcctctctctctctctctatctctctatctctctctctctctctctctctctctctctctctctctctctctctctctctctttctctctctttttctctctcacgaCCCTCTCTCTATAACATCCCACATCTACCAACGGAGagagggtgatgtgccttatatgtacaaaCCCGCCTCCATTTAACAACGAGGCCTTTTGGAAGTTCACTGGCTTCAGAATCATGGGAACTCCTAAGTTAAGTGAGTTAGGGCTAGAACAatcctaggatgggtgacccattgggaagttgctcgtgagttcctagaaacaaagccatgagggcagagagggggggcccaaagtggacaatatcgtgctacggcagacccgagatgtgacaatttggtatcaaagCCACTCTGctgtgtggtgcgagtgtgtcGATGAGGAGGTCGGGCCCCTAAGGGgatggattgtaacatcccacatctaCCAACgaagagggggtgatgtgccttatatgtacatgcccgcctTCATCTAGCAACGAAGCCTTTTGGGAGTTCACTGGCTTCAAAGTCATGAGAACTTCGGAGTTAAGCGAGTTAGGAGTTAAGCGAGTTAGGGCTAAAGCAATCccaagatgggtgacccactgggaagttgctcgtgagtttccagaaacaaaaccgtgaggcaAGAGAGAGGGGCCCAAAGCAAACAATATTGTGCTACGACGGAGCCGATCCCTGGATGTGACAATATTCGGCCAGTGGATATTGCCTGTACCCGCTTACACTGGCGGATCTACAtaggcgcaaggaggtgcactTGCACCTCCCTTCGTCGGAAAAACAattgtaggtgcttcaaacTGCCCCTTTGCTCAACTGGTGTatagattaccttatttccattttcaacatttaagtaaatgtctttgtcattttactttaatttatttttatattactccatttacttaagtttacaatgtaaataaggaagtaccccccatttggattcaaataaaaatactagaaaatcaaattcatatcaaatcaaaatatgaaaaatcggttttagtgcaaaatacgatttaggctaaaaatgatggctcattaagtcaatatatacttcatactaaaatcccataaaatcaagttttcttatttaatgtgtaaggaataaaagccgccaaaaattatcttgagaaaatgattattccgaaaaactaTTTCTCatacttaatcaattttgcacctccgctaaaaaTTTTCTGGGTCCGCCACTGCCCGCTTATGTGGGTGTCCGGCCAGTGTATTGCATGTACTTGCCTATGTGGGTGTCCGACCAGGATTTTCCCCCTCCACCTGCCCAATTGTCTACACAGGTGGTTGATCAATTTTTCACATTCCTCGGTTGCCCTCATTGTATTGCCTGTACCTACATTGAGATTACTTTATAGGTGTCCGGCCAGTGATTTGCCTGTACCTACATTGAGATCACTTTGTAGGTGTCCGGACAGGATTTTCCCAAGCCACCTGCCCGATTTGTCTACACAGGTGGTTGGCTAGTTTCTCCATTCCCCGGTTGCCTTCGGAAAAGATTATATTGTTGTCTTCGAAAAATATACTGGTTGATTTTGGAAAAGATTATgttgttgccttcggaaaaTATAAAGGTTGCCTTTGGATGAAACTATGTGTTCCATATACCTTTGGTGGGTGATAGCAGGATATGTACTATGCGAGTGGTTACATGTATGGTTTTATGTAGAAGGTTTGATTCGAGAGTTATGAATTTTAGATGTAGCTTGTGCtgtaatattaaattaaagaatttaAGAGTCGGGTTACAAACGTAAGATTGTTTTAACATTCTATTATATTTAAGGAACtgtgatttttgttgttgctagaactacgtgtggcttgatcccttgttaagggtacgtaggtagcCTGGGTCCCACCCAGGTGCAACCGCAAACTAAGATATTTCTGGAACTTTAATTTAGTCGGTTGGATCTAGTCTCACTGCTATTGGTTTTTGGTTAAGTTTGGTGCTGACCCTGTCAGTTGTTTTAAAGCTCGATTGTAAACGAGACTTGTTTGAATGAATATTCATTTTCCCTTTGGACTAAGTGAGTGTTGTTAAAATGTGTTTCTGTTTGAAATTATTGACAGCCAGGGGCCTTTAATGTAAACTATTGAATTGTTTTTGAATGCATGCTGCTAGTTGGGATATAAACTGTGATTTTAacatgttgaaattttgggaaaagtCAAATTTACAAGGGGGCTTTGTcgaaattttggcagaaagTCTCGATTCTTAGTAAGCAGGCCGGCATCTGTAAGATGTCGAAAATTCCACAGGATTCGTTCTGGGTTCCGAGGATTTCgaggcgggtcctgtcacacactctctctccaaCGTACAACCACATTTTCCGACGCTGATTCCAGCTTCATCCGGCCATCGTTTCCAACGAAACAAGTTGCAAAATCTTCGTCTCTTCCTCCTATACAGGTCCATACCCATTTCCACCTTCGAAACTCCAAGATTGGTCACGATTTGACTGAAACCAAGCCAAAAACCTCGTTCGTCGCTGGAACTGTTCGTGCAATTTTCGGCATTCCGGTGGCTGAAATTGTTGAACCAATGAAACTTCATCTACTCTTCGTGCTCTACCTGTTTATGTGATTGGTTTGGGTTAATTTTGAGGTTTTACAAATCAATTCTTAAACCCATTTTTGGCCGtgatccaagaacaaaagttgcttCCCTAGTTGTCTCGATCACGTAGGTATAGGTATTGTCAGGTGTTTCGAGAATGTTTCGGTCGCTGGAATTTTTTCAAGACACTCACGCACTGCTAGCGcatgtggcggcgcgtgggccaTGGTTGGGTGCCCCATTTGATCCGAAAATGTTTCCTATGTTGTCCCGAGCACCacggtatgctcggatttgaatttggttatcgtttgatGGTTGATCAGATTTAGGCATATATATTAGGCGTTATCCAGTTCGATATTTTCGGACTATTGGATCAACTCCATTTCTAAATATGTGGATCTAAGTACCACTAGTACCATGCAGGAATTCGCGAATCAAGAATTGGAGTCTCGGATACTTCGATTCAGGGACTCAAAATTTATGTAAAACGGTGATTGTCCGATCGTGCGATtgtgagcgatccgaccgctcgatctggaccaaacttATAGAATATGTTTAGTAAAGTTTGTTGAACCCATAGTAACTTTCGAATCGGAAATCGGATGTCGTGGGCCCATGGGACCGGTGGACCAAGTTTGGGCTGTTTGATCGTtgggttgaccgtgagtcttccgaggtagtttCACCCTTCGAGAAGTACTAGAACGACCGAGTCTTGATTGTTATATGAGTTATGTTGATTATGTTGGGATTATGAAATTGTTTTATAGTATCTTATGGAATTATTGgatattattttgataattGAAGTTATGGAATGGATGAGCATGGGATACTTGATTGATGGGTTGTGAAAGTGAGTCTTGGGTCTTGGCTATGATTATTAGAAAATGAGTTgacgttttttttttgaagtgtACTTTGTTCTTCTAATATGGAATTTCTTGCATAatgagttttgattgaaaattgATTTAACTTGGGTTAGTGAGGATATGGGATCTCTAAGGGTTAATATTTatcattatttaatattattatgattattattaaagtATATGGATTGGGTGATATCGGGTTATTTACGAAAGtctattattataattgtgcaatatagtattttatggaaattatttgtaaacaagttttgattattatttgaattatttttaggTCTTTATGGAATATATGCTTGAGAgtttattttctatattatGAATAAATGTTtgggaaaattgaattaaggaagggaatattatttttataatatttatataaggGTTATAAACCTCACCCTCGTATGTACTTGCCCTAGCCACTATACCCACACATGGCGTTGAATTATTCTGGCGTGTGGTAAAGGATTCAGATATATTGATTAGTGTTACTTTACAATACGTGGCATTGGACTCTCCGACGTGTAGTAAAGTAACGGGGAGAGGAAAAGggattattatattatatcaGGAAAAAAGAGTAATGTTTAAAGAGTTAGGCTTGTCATATTGTGATTTTATTAAGAAGGAAAAGTTGATCCTAAAATTAACTTGTTGATATTACTGAAAATAATTGTATGTTATCTTTATTCGTGACTATTGAtcaaagaactacgtgtggcttgatccctcagtaaagGTGCGTTGGTAGCTTGGGGTCTCACCTAGGTGCAGTCGCAAGATAAACCATATTTTTGGACTTTAATTTGGTTTGTGGTTGTGACGGAGCGGAAACCAGTTTTAGATTGATGAATGATTGTGGGTTGAGTCTTTACAACTACTTATGACTATGCATGCTGAGGTTTGAGAATTTTAAACTGCGTTTTAacaggttgaaaattttggttaaGTTTGTCTtttaggggagactctgccgaaatttcggcagtaAGTCTCGACCCTCTCCTCCTTTGATTTAGAAGAGAGGCTAGGATGTT
Above is a window of Prunus persica cultivar Lovell chromosome G2, Prunus_persica_NCBIv2, whole genome shotgun sequence DNA encoding:
- the LOC18785129 gene encoding 60S ribosomal protein L22-3 encodes the protein MSRGAAAGPKGKKKGVTFTIDCGKPVEDKIMDIASLEKFLQERIKVGGKAGALGDAVSVTREKSKITVTSDSNFSKRYLKYLTKKYLKKHNVRDWLRVIASNKDRNVYELRYFNIAENEGEEED